The Paracoccus sp. MC1862 genome includes a window with the following:
- a CDS encoding IS5 family transposase, which translates to MSKPTRLTYKTRNWPAYNEALKRRGSLTIWFDPEMSWEAAATGRRGRQQTYSDAAIQTCLSMKVLFGMALRQTAGFVESLLRLIGLDWTVPDFSTLSRRQKTLAVNIPYRGSKGPLHLLVDSTGIKVEGEGEWHARKHGGPKRRIWRKIHIGIDEETLEVRAIEITGSHIGDAPVLPDLLNQIPADEEIGSVTADGAYDTRKCHDAIADRGAHAVIPPRRNAKPWKAVTAGAAARNEALRSAKYLGRTLWRRWSGYHRRSRVETKMHCVKLLGQRLMARDFDRQVAELQVRIAVLNGYTALGIPVTEAVE; encoded by the coding sequence ATGAGCAAACCCACACGCCTGACCTACAAGACCAGGAACTGGCCGGCCTACAATGAAGCGCTCAAGCGCCGTGGCTCGCTGACGATCTGGTTCGACCCCGAGATGAGCTGGGAGGCGGCTGCGACAGGTCGACGTGGCCGACAGCAGACCTACAGCGATGCCGCCATCCAGACTTGCCTTTCCATGAAGGTGCTGTTCGGCATGGCATTGCGGCAGACGGCAGGGTTCGTCGAGAGCCTGCTTCGCCTGATCGGCCTCGACTGGACGGTGCCTGACTTCAGCACGCTGTCGCGGCGCCAGAAGACCCTGGCCGTCAACATCCCGTATCGGGGCTCCAAGGGACCTCTGCACCTGCTGGTCGACAGCACCGGGATCAAGGTCGAAGGCGAAGGCGAGTGGCACGCCCGCAAGCATGGCGGCCCGAAGCGGCGTATCTGGCGCAAGATTCACATTGGGATCGACGAGGAAACGCTAGAAGTCCGGGCCATCGAGATCACCGGGAGCCACATCGGTGACGCCCCGGTCCTGCCAGATCTGCTCAACCAGATCCCGGCGGACGAGGAGATCGGCAGCGTTACGGCTGACGGTGCCTACGACACCCGCAAGTGCCACGATGCGATCGCCGACCGCGGCGCTCACGCCGTGATCCCGCCCCGCAGGAACGCAAAGCCATGGAAGGCTGTCACGGCCGGGGCCGCGGCGCGCAACGAGGCTCTGCGATCTGCGAAATACCTGGGCCGCACGCTTTGGCGAAGATGGAGTGGATACCACCGCCGGAGCCGCGTCGAGACGAAGATGCATTGCGTGAAACTTCTGGGGCAACGCCTCATGGCGCGGGACTTCGATCGTCAGGTCGCCGAACTTCAGGTCCGGATTGCCGTCCTGAACGGCTACACCGCGCTCGGCATACCCGTCACTGAAGCTGTGGAATGA
- a CDS encoding IS5 family transposase (programmed frameshift): MSKPLVSDDLWAALEPLLPRPRPKPQGGRPRCDDRLALAGILFVLRSGIPWEMLPREFGCSGMTCWRRLRDWQAAGIWAGLHRMLLERLSDAGHLDWSRASLDSAAVAAKRGGTEIGPNPTDRGKPGTKRHLVVDRRGTPLGVRLSPANRHDSLMLAPTLDAVPGVRHGRGRPRKRPDKLHADKAYDNHRCRSECRARAIMPRIARRTVDSSERLGCHRWVVERTLAWLNRFRRLTIRYERRADIHEAFVILGCALICLNQIRRFC; the protein is encoded by the exons ATGAGCAAGCCCCTTGTATCCGATGATCTGTGGGCGGCGCTGGAGCCGTTGCTGCCGAGGCCGCGGCCCAAGCCCCAGGGCGGCCGTCCCCGCTGCGATGACCGGCTGGCCTTGGCCGGCATCCTCTTCGTGCTCCGCTCCGGCATCCCTTGGGAGATGTTGCCGCGCGAGTTCGGCTGCTCCGGCATGACCTGCTGGCGCCGGCTGCGGGACTGGCAAGCGGCCGGCATCTGGGCTGGGCTCCACCGCATGCTGCTGGAGCGCCTATCGGATGCCGGACATCTGGACTGGAGCCGGGCCTCCCTCGACAGCGCCGCCGTGGCGGCCAAAAGGG GGGGCACCGAGATCGGCCCGAACCCGACGGATCGCGGCAAACCAGGCACGAAGCGCCATCTTGTGGTCGACCGGAGAGGCACCCCGCTCGGGGTGCGCCTGAGTCCAGCCAACCGGCATGACAGCCTGATGCTGGCGCCCACCCTCGATGCCGTGCCGGGCGTGCGCCACGGTCGCGGCCGCCCGCGCAAGCGCCCCGACAAGCTCCACGCCGACAAGGCTTACGATAACCATCGTTGCCGGTCCGAATGCCGCGCCCGCGCGATCATGCCCCGCATTGCTCGGCGGACAGTGGACAGCAGCGAGAGGTTGGGCTGCCACCGCTGGGTCGTCGAACGAACGCTTGCCTGGCTCAACCGCTTCCGCCGTCTGACTATCCGCTATGAGCGACGCGCCGACATTCACGAGGCCTTCGTAATCCTCGGCTGCGCCCTCATCTGCCTCAACCAGATCAGAAGGTTTTGTTAG
- a CDS encoding IS110 family transposase yields the protein MSEIITVGLDLAKNVFQVHGTDGAGRAVLRKKIRRGQVLEFFSQLPSCVVAMEACGGAHFWGREIGKLGHEVRLIPPAYVKPFVKRQKNDMADAEAICEAAMRPTMRFVPVKSEETQGAAMVFRVRELLIRQRTQAINALRGHLTEFGQIVPQGAANAARLIAIVEDPDGALPADAVPTLKALIAALTHLEAEIRKLDAEIARRAKENDVARRLMTVPGIGPLIATAIAVLAPPPETFRKARDFAAWLGLVPRQHSTGGKQRLGATTRMGERSLRRLLIIGANSVVIKRNVHKEAQPGTWLGSLLLRKPPMLVRVALANKMARIVWALMARGGIYQSPVAAA from the coding sequence ATGTCGGAGATTATCACGGTCGGGCTCGATCTGGCGAAGAATGTATTCCAGGTGCATGGAACTGACGGCGCAGGACGAGCCGTTCTGCGCAAGAAGATACGGCGAGGGCAGGTGCTGGAGTTTTTCAGCCAGCTGCCCTCTTGCGTCGTGGCGATGGAAGCCTGTGGCGGCGCTCACTTCTGGGGCCGGGAAATTGGCAAGCTGGGGCATGAGGTGCGGCTGATCCCGCCGGCCTATGTGAAGCCGTTTGTGAAGCGCCAGAAGAATGACATGGCGGACGCCGAGGCCATCTGCGAGGCGGCTATGCGACCCACCATGCGCTTTGTTCCGGTCAAGAGCGAAGAGACGCAGGGCGCGGCAATGGTCTTCCGGGTCCGGGAGTTGCTGATCCGGCAGCGCACGCAGGCGATCAACGCATTGCGCGGCCATCTGACCGAGTTCGGTCAGATCGTGCCACAGGGAGCGGCCAACGCTGCGCGGCTGATCGCGATCGTGGAGGATCCGGATGGCGCTCTCCCTGCTGATGCCGTCCCCACGCTGAAGGCTTTGATCGCGGCACTCACGCATCTGGAGGCAGAGATCAGGAAGCTCGATGCCGAGATCGCCCGGCGCGCCAAGGAGAATGACGTCGCCCGGCGACTGATGACGGTGCCGGGCATCGGGCCGCTGATTGCCACGGCCATCGCTGTTCTGGCGCCGCCACCCGAGACGTTCCGCAAGGCACGCGACTTTGCCGCCTGGCTTGGTCTTGTGCCTCGGCAGCATTCGACCGGCGGCAAGCAACGTCTCGGAGCAACGACCAGAATGGGCGAACGATCCCTGCGACGCCTGCTGATCATTGGCGCCAACAGCGTGGTGATCAAACGTAACGTTCACAAGGAAGCGCAGCCCGGAACATGGCTGGGCAGCCTGCTGTTGCGCAAGCCACCGATGCTGGTGCGGGTGGCTTTGGCGAACAAGATGGCGCGGATCGTCTGGGCCTTGATGGCTCGGGGTGGCATCTACCAATCTCCGGTCGCAGCGGCGTAA